A genomic segment from Ramlibacter agri encodes:
- a CDS encoding PepSY domain-containing protein, translating into MLKPTFPALALAGALSLTHAVAAEPSQAQLQAQARIGQDQAERTALALVPNGKVHSSELEREHGKLVWSFDISQDGSRDMTEVQVDALTGKVVSKKKESAAQEAAEAAKEARGK; encoded by the coding sequence ATGCTCAAGCCCACCTTCCCGGCTCTGGCCCTGGCCGGCGCCCTGTCCCTCACCCATGCTGTTGCCGCGGAGCCGTCCCAGGCGCAATTGCAGGCGCAGGCCCGGATCGGCCAGGACCAGGCCGAACGGACGGCCCTGGCCCTCGTGCCGAACGGCAAGGTTCACAGCTCCGAGCTGGAGCGCGAACACGGCAAGCTGGTCTGGTCGTTCGACATCTCGCAGGACGGCAGCCGCGACATGACCGAAGTCCAGGTCGACGCCCTGACCGGCAAGGTCGTTTCGAAGAAGAAGGAAAGCGCGGCGCAGGAGGCGGCCGAAGCCGCCAAGGAAGCGCGGGGCAAGTGA